In Phlebotomus papatasi isolate M1 chromosome 1, Ppap_2.1, whole genome shotgun sequence, the following proteins share a genomic window:
- the LOC129799089 gene encoding uncharacterized protein K02A2.6-like — protein sequence MQGGKFRARSKRTNDTIVQSRDILLSKENLTLDDIIRRVHSFGAVEDQSHQMDQTQATTSTAFDSTQVNQIQAKWRNNSHKEECSRCGRSGHNGKDSKCPALEKKCAKCQLRGHFAIKCRTRRPIKRSAENSETVISTKKQRIHAVTQEGPENSTKSEKKSITSFIYNIGDGDEYIWCKVGGVLIEMMIDSGASQNIIDEHTWQYMKKNGIEMQNVMEETQKVLRAYAQSEPLKIIKVFKTNISVTGGSQDMGKEAVFYVIQGGSQPLLGKATAKELGVLVLGLPSTRETMIGQVKDSRITPFPKVKGVKIVIPIDERVSPVSQHARRPPIALLDKVEEKLEELQKLDIIEPVNEHSDWVSPIVVIPKDNGDIRICVDMRQVNKAIKRENHMMPVLEDFLPRIGRAEIFSRLDIKNAFHQLELDPSCRYITTFITHKGMFRYKRLMFGISCAPEMFQKTMEQILCGCSNALNYIDDIIVFGASEDEHNRALDGVLDTLKRHNVLLNHAKCIFRVPEIDFLGHRISQKGISPSASKIAAILSFRAPKTKEEIRSFLGLITYMSRFLPDCSTETFPLRQLMCSSDPFKWEEEHQKAFDKLKEMLGNTETLSFFRNERRTRIVVDASPVGLGAVLIQYQDDTDDKPLVIAYASRSLSDTERRYCQTEKEALAAVWGMERFDNYLIGRNFELETDHKALEVIFKPTSHSCARIERWLLRLQSFQFRVIYRKGISNIADPLSRLSVSTEKVNSDEGNDFMVRAIVESAAVDVSEIEKASKEDSEMQAIRQALHSGVWSNILLKAYHPFKLELASAGDIVMRGSKLVVPEGLRSRMLQLAHEGHPGETLMKQRLRERVWWPGIDSDSVKVVRSCEGCILVSAPNKPEPMQRRALPSGPWIDLAMDFMSIPSGEHLLVVVDYFSRYKEVEVMHRITARETIERLDKIFTRLGYPRTLTLDNAKQFVSGELEEYCLKKGIHLNNTIPYWPQQNGEVERQNRSLLKRIKISHNLDRDWRKDLQDYLMCYYTTPHTTTGKTPTELCYGRTIRGKIPSLKDIETAPPEADFSDRDKRLKEKGKELEDTRRGARESDIEVGDVVLMKNLLPGNKLQATFGATKYVVLKRSGGAAIVRDNTSGKQYERNVAHLKKVVVSAESSTIPVEIVPEPEPVEEQPVEKISRKRTIPRKYQDFVVPSLNQKH from the coding sequence ATGCAAGGTGGGAAATTCAGAGCAAGAAGCAAGAGAACGAATGATACTATTGTCCAAAGTCGTGACATACTATTGTCCAAAGAAAATTTGACACTTGATGACATTATTCGAAGGGTCCATTCATTTGGCGCTGTAGAAGATCAGTCACACCAAATGGATCAGACTCAAGCCACTACTTCAACAGCTTTTGATTCCACTCAAGTGAATCAAATTCAGGCGAAATGGAGAAATAACTCACATAAGGAGGAATGTTCTCGCTGTGGTAGATCTGGTCATAACGGAAAGGATTCGAAATGCCCAGCATTAGAAAAGAAATGCGCTAAATGCCAATTGCGGGGACATTTTGCAATTAAATGCAGAACAAGACGTCCAATCAAGCGTTCAGCTGAGAATTCTGAGACGGTGATCTCAACAAAAAAACAACGGATTCATGCAGTTACACAGGAAGGTCCGGAGAACAGTACCAAGTCTGAGAAAAAGTCTATCACGAGTTTTATATATAACATCGGAGATGGAGATGAGTATATATGGTGCAAAGTCGGAGGTGTTCTCATTGAGATGATGATTGATTCAGGAGCATCGCAGAATATCATTGATGAACATACCTGGCAATATATGAAGAAGAACGGGATTGAGATGCAAAATGTCATGGAGGAAACACAGAAAGTACTGAGAGCATATGCACAAAGCGAACCTTTAAAGATTATCAAGGTTTTTAAAACGAATATTTCCGTCACAGGCGGAAGTCAGGATATGGGAAAAGAGGCTGTGTTTTATGTCATTCAAGGAGGTTCCCAACCGCTATTGGGAAAAGCCACTGCCAAGGAATTAGGGGTGTTGGTGTTGGGCTTACCCAGCACTCGTGAGACAATGATTGGTCAAGTTAAAGATTCAAGGATCACTCCTTTTCCGAAAGTGAAAGGCGTTAAGATTGTGATTCCTATTGATGAAAGAGTTTCCCCAGTGAGTCAGCATGCACGTCGTCCTCCTATCGCTTTACTTGATAAAGTGGAAGAAAAGTTGGAGGAATTGCAAAAGCTGGACATTATTGAGCCAGTTAATGAACATAGTGATTGGGTGTCACCAATTGTGGTGATTCCAAAAGATAATGGTGACATTAGAATTTGTGTGGATATGCGTCAGGTGAATAAAGCTATCAAAAGAGAGAATCATATGATGCCGGTGTTGGAGGATTTCCTACCTAGAATAGGTAGAGCAGAAATTTTCTCACGGCTTGATATCAAGAATGCTTTTCACCAATTGGAACTGGACCCCAGTTGCAGATATATCACGACTTTTATTACACACAAAGGAATGTTCCGATACAAAAGACTCATGTTCGGGATTTCTTGCGCACCCGAGATGTTTCAGAAGACAATGGAACAAATTCTGTGCGGCTGTTCAAATGCGCTTAACTACATTGATGACATCATTGTCTTTGGAGCATCTGAAGATGAACATAATCGAGCATTAGACGGGGTGCTGGATACTCTAAAGAGACATAATGTGCTCTTGAACCATGCTAAGTGTATTTTTAGAGTGCCAGAGATTGATTTTCTGGGACACAGAATCTCGCAGAAAGGAATCAGTCCATCCGCCTCAAAGATAGCTGCAATTTTGAGTTTCCGGGCACCAAAGACAAAAGAAGAAATTCGTAGCTTCCTTGGCCTGATCACGTACATGAGCAGATTTCTTCCAGATTGCTCGACAGAAACATTTCCGTTAAGGCAACTAATGTGTAGTTCAGACCCTTTTAAATGGGAAGAAGAGCATCAAAAGGCATTTGATAAGCTCAAGGAAATGTTGGGTAATACTGAAACATTGAGTTTTTTCCGCAATGAACGTCGTACAAGAATAGTCGTGGACGCATCTCCAGTAGGCTTAGGAGCAGTCCTAATACAATATCAAGATGACACCGATGACAAGCCCCTCGTGATAGCATATGCCAGCAGGAGTCTTTCGGATACGGAGCGCCGATATTGTCAGACGGAAAAAGAGGCGTTGGCAGCAGTCTGGGGAATGGAAAGATTCGACAATTATCTGATTGGAAGGAATTTTGAGTTAGAGACGGATCACAAAGCTCTGGAGGTGATCTTCAAACCCACATCTCATTCTTGCGCGAGAATTGAAAGATGGCTTCTACGTCTTCAATCTTTCCAATTCAGAGTGATATACCGAAAAGGAATATCAAACATCGCTGATCCACTATCGAGATTGTCTGTCTCAACAGAGAAGGTGAACTCAGATGAAGGCAACGATTTTATGGTGCGAGCGATTGTAGAATCAGCTGCAGTTGACGTCAGTGAAATTGAGAAAGCTTCCAAGGAAGATTCAGAAATGCAGGCCATTCGACAAGCATTGCACTCCGGAGTGTGgtcaaatattttgttaaaggCATACCATCCCTTCAAGTTGGAGTTGGCGTCAGCGGGAGATATCGTAATGCGAGGCAGCAAGTTAGTGGTACCAGAGGGTTTGAGATCGAGGATGTTGCAACTAGCACACGAAGGGCATCCGGGTGAAACTCTGATGAAGCAGCGTCTAAGAGAGCGAGTTTGGTGGCCTGGAATCGATAGTGATTCGGTGAAAGTTGTGAGGTCCTGTGAGGGATGCATTTTGGTGTCTGCACCAAATAAACCTGAACCAATGCAAAGGCGTGCTTTGCCCAGCGGTCCATGGATTGATTTGGCTATGGATTTCATGAGTATTCCATCTGGAGAACATCTTTTAGTAGTGGTAGACTATTTTAGCCGCTACAAGGAAGTGGAGGTAATGCACCGAATCACAGCCAGGGAGACCATTGAGCGTTTGGATAAAATTTTCACCCGCTTGGGTTATCCAAGAACGCTCACGCTGGATAATGCCAAACAATTCGTTTCTGGAGAGTTGGAGGAATATTGTTTGAAAAAGGGAATCCATCTCAACAATACTATCCCTTATTGGCCTCAGCAGAATGGCGAGGTAGAACGCCAAAATCGATCTTTGCTTAAGCGTATTAAGATCAGTCACAACTTGGACAGAGATTGGAGAAAGGACCTGCAGGATTACCTCATGTGCTATTACACTACACCTCACACAACCACGGGAAAAACTCCAACGGAGCTCTGCTACGGTAGAACTATTCGGGGGAAAATTCCTTCATTGAAGGACATCGAGACAGCTCCACCAGAAGCAGATTTCTCTGATAGAGACAAGCGCTTAAAAGAAAAGGGGAAGGAACTGGAGGACACAAGGAGAGGAGCTAGGGAGTCTGACATTGAAGTAGGAGATGTGGTCTTGATGAAAAATCTGCTTCCTGGAAACAAATTGCAAGCAACTTTTGGAGCAACCAAATATGTGGTTTTGAAGAGATCTGGAGGAGCTGCGATAGTTCGTGATAACACATCAGGGAAGCAATATGAAAGGAATGTGGCCCATTTGAAGAAAGTCGTTGTGTCAGCAGAATCTTCCACTATTCCGGTAGAGATAGTTCCAGAACCTGAACCTGTCGAAGAACAGCCTGTGGAGAAGATCTCTAGGAAGAGGACAATTCCCAGGAAGTATCAGGATTTTGTGGTTCCTAGTCTAAAtcaaaaacattag
- the LOC129799091 gene encoding coiled-coil domain-containing protein 63, whose amino-acid sequence MSSAAKRSSAIGSADFEMDQMAEAELQRLQRQKRVMENERVTFNEERVKKSRQQKKIIEILRREQEQLQDELNSLLVGPHAKRESELEQEMKRLEAEIESHTQLLEAEKGNLWELDGHIRKLQKEIDRLRSNQITDHRYNEKICKMQKDVVKLENRLEVAHKRAGAVMAENAELRQMIDHMLQERALFNDVWAKMVTQLNQGKKHMMDLIDQSTAAYDQRDELCNKLQLLKDRSQADKMAHIQEMRELQRKLDHDAKLHQFLGIKGQHRVNTELDMREANKKRQLQEQLENQLEEYNTILQRIRAFSTEEDVDKLASQFMKQEEENFALFNYVNELSHEVETLNESVQRLQDSIEEQRGLNESKKKSQMDTIESLEKELELQTEKADRANDIKVTCDEKLNELLTGVEKIFRLIRCDDAPVLNLLGIHKKVTINNVQLFLGIIEKRTNQMIATITYVEPPSKILAKKDRIPKFNVRESAKGPTKIQQK is encoded by the exons AAACGCGTAATGGAAAATGAACGGGTGACATTTAACGAGGAACGTGTTAAGAAATCCCGGCAGCAGAAGAAGATAATTGAGATACTCCGTCGTGAGCAGGAACAATTGCAAGATGAGCTCAATTCACTTCTTGTTGGTCCTCATGCGAAGCGTGAAAGTGAACTGGAGCAGGAGATGAAGCGTCTTGAGGCTGAGATTGAGAGTCACACGCAATTGTTGGAGGCCGAGAAGGGGAATCTGTGGGAGTTGGATGGTCACATTAGGAAATTGCAGAAGGAAATTGATCGCCTGAGGAGCAATCAAATCACCGATCATCGGTACAATGAGAAGATCTGCAAGATGCAGAAGGATGTGGTGAAGCTGGAGAATCGTCTGGAGGTGGCACATAAGCGTGCTGGAGCTGTGATGGCTGAGAATGCTGAATTGCGCCAAATGATCGATCATATGCTCCAGGAAAGGGCGCTCTTCAATGATGTCTGGGCCAAGATGGTCACTCAGCTCAATCAGGGCAAGAAGCACATGATGGACCTCATTGACCAGTCCACAGCAGCCTATGACCAGCGCGATGAACTCTGCAATAAGCTGCAATTGCTGAAAGATCGCAGTCAGGCGGACAAGATGGCTCACATCCAGGAGATGAGGGAATTGCAGCGTAAACTCGATCATGATGCCAAATTGCACCAATTTCTGGGCATCAAAGGTCAACATCGGGTCAACACGGAACTGGACATGCGGGAGGCCAACAAGAAGCGCCAGTTGCAGGAACAGCTGGAGAATCAACTGGAAGAGTACAACACAATCCTCCAGCGAATTAGG GCCTTCTCAACCGAAGAAGATGTGGACAAATTGGCTTCGCAGTTCATGAAGCAAGAAGAGGAGAATTTTGCCTTGTTCAACTACGTCAATGAACTGAGCCACGAAGTGGAAACTCTCAATGAATCTGTCCAGCGTCTGCAAGACAGCATCG AGGAGCAAAGGGGTCTCAATGAAAGTAAGAAAAAGTCTCAGATGGACACCATTGAGTCATTGGAAAAAGAGCTAGAGCTGCAGACCGAAAAG GCGGATCGTGCCAATGACATTAAAGTCACGTGCGATGAGAAACTCAATGAACTGCTCACCGGAGTTGAGAAGATCTTCCGTCTAATCCGATGCGATGATGCTCCTGTGCTCAATCTTCTGGGAATCCACAAAAAAGTCACCATTAACAATGTCCAGCTCTTCCTGGGCATCATCGAAAAGAGGACCAATCAGATGATCGCCACTATTACCTACGTCGAGCCCCCATCGAAGATTCTGGCCAAGAAGGATCGCATTCCCAAATTCAACGTCCGGGAATCCGCAAAGGGACCCACCAAAATCCAACAGAAATAA